In Oceanobacillus sp. FSL K6-2867, one DNA window encodes the following:
- a CDS encoding LysR family transcriptional regulator, which produces MDINQLKYLITVVEAQTFTNASDILHVSQPSLSIAIKKLENHLGLMLLDRSKRKLSLTKEGRILYLEAKRLMNQLDYIEDEMERLKKEGPLELSIGTIESANHWLPKVLKIIKESYEDVHIQLLDILSLDEVKNALLNYRIHFAITNQYINTDEIKSTFLYEEHLVVLMPNDHPMRNKERLSIVDLNNEPFILCKEGFQTRDDIKNAFRRSSSKLNIHYEIERFETACRLVEEGLGITIIPEKYVNRASNNRFCVRYVSDQDIKRNVYLVVDKKRYLPPIVIKFMEQIFEYHK; this is translated from the coding sequence TTGGATATAAATCAGTTAAAGTATTTAATAACGGTTGTAGAAGCACAAACTTTTACGAATGCATCGGATATATTACATGTTTCCCAACCATCCTTAAGTATTGCAATAAAAAAGTTAGAAAATCATTTGGGATTAATGTTATTAGATAGAAGCAAACGAAAACTAAGTTTAACTAAGGAAGGCAGAATATTATATTTAGAAGCAAAAAGGCTTATGAATCAGTTAGACTATATAGAAGATGAAATGGAACGGCTTAAAAAAGAAGGACCATTGGAATTATCTATTGGTACGATTGAATCAGCAAACCATTGGCTTCCTAAAGTACTAAAAATTATTAAAGAATCTTATGAAGATGTTCACATTCAGTTATTGGATATTTTAAGCTTAGATGAGGTTAAAAATGCATTACTGAACTATCGCATTCATTTTGCGATTACCAATCAATATATTAATACAGATGAAATAAAATCCACATTCCTTTATGAGGAACATTTGGTAGTTCTTATGCCAAATGATCACCCAATGAGAAACAAAGAAAGGCTTTCCATTGTAGATTTAAATAATGAACCGTTCATTTTATGTAAAGAGGGATTTCAAACACGGGATGATATTAAAAATGCTTTTCGCAGGTCTAGCAGTAAGCTTAATATACATTACGAAATTGAAAGATTCGAGACCGCCTGTCGCTTGGTAGAAGAAGGATTGGGTATAACCATTATTCCTGAGAAGTATGTAAATCGTGCTAGCAATAACCGTTTTTGTGTTAGATATGTAAGTGATCAAGATATCAAACGGAATGTTTATTTGGTAGTAGACAAAAAAAGGTACTTGCCTCCCATTGTTATAAAGTTTATGGAACAGATATTTGAGTATCATAAGTAA
- a CDS encoding carbon storage regulator, with product MALTLGRKPGEKIYIVDTQGRQIEIEVVKREEKLSNYTQLRISAPQEFQIVRGEIYSGSSSN from the coding sequence ATGGCCCTAACGTTAGGAAGAAAACCTGGTGAAAAAATCTATATTGTAGATACTCAGGGACGACAGATTGAAATTGAAGTAGTAAAAAGAGAAGAAAAGCTAAGTAATTATACACAATTACGGATTAGCGCTCCACAAGAATTTCAAATTGTTCGTGGAGAAATTTACAGCGGTAGTAGTTCCAACTAA
- the hag gene encoding flagellin Hag codes for MIINHNISALNAHRQLGANQGATQNSLEKLSSGLRINKAGDDAAGLAISEKMRGQIRGLEMAGKNAQDGISLIQTAEGALNETHSILQRMRELTVQAGNTATQDTDTDLTAIKAEMDSLIEELGGESGSKGISDRTQFNGKNLLDGNFTNQTLQIGANEGQQLTISIDSMAAKDLGATDLKINDLDVTAFGTPATSFDNQLAAIDEAINQVSTQRSSLGAVQNRLDHTINNLGASQENLTAAESRIRDVDMAKEMMEFTKNNILSQAAQSMLAQANQQPQGVLQLLQ; via the coding sequence ATGATTATTAATCACAACATTTCTGCTCTTAACGCACATCGCCAATTAGGAGCAAACCAAGGTGCAACACAAAATTCATTGGAGAAGCTTTCTTCAGGTCTTCGTATTAACAAAGCTGGAGATGACGCTGCAGGTCTAGCAATCTCTGAAAAAATGCGTGGTCAGATTCGTGGGTTGGAAATGGCTGGAAAGAATGCACAGGATGGTATTTCTCTGATTCAAACGGCTGAAGGTGCATTGAATGAAACACATTCAATTCTACAAAGAATGCGTGAACTAACTGTACAAGCTGGAAACACCGCTACACAAGATACAGATACGGACTTAACAGCTATCAAAGCTGAAATGGATTCATTGATTGAAGAATTAGGCGGAGAAAGTGGAAGTAAAGGTATCTCAGATCGTACACAATTTAACGGTAAAAATCTATTAGATGGTAATTTTACAAATCAAACTTTACAAATCGGTGCAAATGAGGGACAACAGTTAACGATATCAATTGATAGCATGGCAGCTAAAGATTTAGGCGCTACAGATCTAAAAATTAATGATCTCGATGTTACTGCTTTTGGAACTCCAGCGACTTCTTTCGACAATCAATTAGCAGCCATTGATGAAGCTATAAACCAAGTATCTACACAACGTTCCTCGTTGGGAGCAGTTCAAAATCGTCTTGATCATACAATTAACAATCTTGGAGCATCTCAAGAAAATCTAACAGCAGCAGAATCACGTATTCGTGACGTTGACATGGCGAAAGAAATGATGGAATTCACAAAAAATAACATTCTTTCACAAGCAGCTCAGTCTATGCTAGCTCAAGCTAACCAACAGCCTCAAGGAGTATTACAATTACTACAATAA
- the hag gene encoding flagellin Hag, with translation MIINHNISALNAHRQLGANQAAGQNSLEKLSSGLRINKAGDDAAGLAISEKMRGQIRGLEMAGKNAQDGVSLIQTAEGALNETHSILQRMRELTVQAGNTATQDSDTDLAAIQAEIDSLIEEIGGTGTSKGISDRTQFNGKDLLDGSFENGTASLTFQIGANKEQQLSINIEDMSANGLGVDTVNVLGTPAGTDGDGNPVAAVPFDFDSEIAKIDTAINDVSTQRSALGAVQNRLEHTINNLGTSQENLTAAESRIRDVDMAKEMMEFTKNNILSQAAQSMLAQSQQMPQGVLQLLQ, from the coding sequence ATGATTATTAATCACAATATTTCTGCTCTTAATGCTCATCGTCAACTAGGAGCAAACCAAGCAGCAGGGCAAAATTCATTAGAGAAACTTTCTTCAGGCCTTCGAATTAACAAGGCTGGAGATGATGCAGCAGGTCTAGCGATTTCCGAGAAAATGCGTGGTCAAATTAGGGGTCTTGAAATGGCTGGAAAGAATGCACAGGATGGTGTTTCTCTTATTCAAACTGCTGAAGGTGCACTCAATGAAACTCATTCGATTCTTCAGCGTATGCGTGAATTAACAGTACAAGCAGGTAACACTGCTACACAAGATAGTGACACAGACTTAGCTGCTATTCAAGCTGAGATTGATTCACTAATTGAAGAAATAGGTGGAACAGGTACCAGTAAAGGTATTTCAGATCGGACTCAATTTAATGGAAAAGATTTATTAGATGGATCTTTTGAAAATGGCACAGCATCTTTAACCTTCCAAATCGGTGCTAATAAAGAGCAACAACTAAGTATTAACATTGAGGATATGAGTGCAAATGGATTGGGTGTGGATACAGTTAATGTTCTTGGTACTCCAGCTGGAACTGATGGAGATGGAAATCCTGTTGCTGCAGTTCCATTTGATTTCGATAGTGAAATTGCAAAGATTGATACGGCAATTAATGACGTTTCAACACAACGTTCTGCTTTAGGGGCAGTGCAAAATCGTTTAGAACACACAATTAACAATCTAGGAACGTCTCAAGAAAACCTAACTGCTGCGGAATCACGTATCCGTGACGTTGATATGGCGAAAGAAATGATGGAGTTCACTAAGAACAATATCCTTTCACAAGCGGCACAATCAATGTTAGCTCAATCTCAACAAATGCCTCAAGGAGTATTACAACTCTTACAGTAA
- a CDS encoding MBL fold metallo-hydrolase, producing the protein MDNLLRKDSFNFFVDEVYAVPKITKNNEEFKSDNLFGALLIPDINSAYFPPYHLRRILFPATFLSSDYYNYYRRKYPTLENISDSEFSESIVEGQYYSLRTNAFTDYRFPEILPPTFQTLLNQSKLDSPYRDSLTDNINDEGIALLNNAEHGDREKILLYCFNVGQGDSMLLILPNKSVYIIDTNFYSGREITDYINKIIRILESNGIHSKNIKGLIITHKHLDHIRGAAQIIDCGEFVFENFIINFDYVHSGKKVEELLDVANRKIAKHINVNKQDSFYEGKVKISVLNPKPDTCNKIVCSDLNDSSIVLNLEYGESKVLLSGDAGFPITNSIIKGQTNNYLLKVSHHGSRTGTDRVLMNKLHPSYAFISAGNHKGFKHPHKEATDLLNEYDVDFDTSREVGSMVYEITEKSIMKNLFTAT; encoded by the coding sequence TTGGATAATTTACTTAGAAAAGATTCATTCAATTTTTTTGTAGATGAGGTTTATGCTGTTCCAAAAATAACCAAAAATAATGAAGAATTTAAGAGTGATAACTTATTTGGTGCTTTATTGATACCAGATATAAATTCAGCTTATTTTCCTCCATATCATTTACGGAGAATATTATTTCCAGCAACTTTTCTTTCTAGTGATTATTACAATTATTATAGAAGGAAGTATCCAACATTAGAGAATATAAGTGACTCTGAGTTTAGCGAGAGTATTGTAGAGGGTCAATATTATTCGCTTAGAACGAATGCATTTACAGACTACAGATTTCCTGAGATTTTACCACCGACTTTTCAAACTCTTTTAAATCAATCTAAGCTAGATTCCCCTTATAGAGACAGCTTAACAGATAATATAAATGATGAAGGGATAGCTTTATTGAATAATGCAGAACATGGAGATCGAGAAAAAATATTACTATATTGTTTTAATGTTGGTCAAGGAGATTCAATGCTTTTAATATTACCAAACAAAAGTGTATACATAATAGATACTAACTTTTATTCAGGGAGAGAAATTACAGATTATATTAATAAAATAATTCGAATACTAGAATCGAATGGGATACATTCAAAGAATATAAAAGGTTTAATAATTACACACAAGCATCTAGACCATATTAGAGGTGCTGCACAAATAATAGACTGTGGAGAATTTGTTTTTGAAAATTTCATAATAAATTTCGACTATGTACATTCAGGTAAAAAAGTAGAAGAGCTTTTAGATGTTGCAAACAGGAAAATTGCAAAACATATAAATGTCAATAAACAAGATAGCTTTTATGAAGGGAAGGTTAAAATTTCTGTATTAAACCCAAAGCCTGATACCTGTAATAAAATAGTGTGTAGCGATTTAAATGACAGTTCAATTGTATTAAATTTAGAATATGGAGAAAGTAAGGTTTTGTTAAGTGGAGATGCTGGATTTCCGATTACCAATAGTATTATCAAGGGACAAACAAATAATTATTTGTTGAAAGTTTCACATCATGGGAGTAGAACGGGTACTGATAGGGTTTTAATGAATAAACTCCATCCATCATATGCGTTTATTTCAGCTGGGAATCACAAGGGCTTTAAACATCCACATAAGGAGGCAACCGATTTACTAAATGAATATGATGTTGATTTTGATACCTCAAGGGAAGTAGGTTCTATGGTTTATGAAATTACAGAAAAGTCTATTATGAAAAATCTATTTACAGCTACTTGA
- a CDS encoding VanZ family protein, which yields MFLVILWMVFIFIATCTNDVHAFIHEFSVSFTFQPKPAWQDFTLLYPIEQISEFEVAAHFLMFFGLTLLLVDIKVRLRTTILISISYAILTEFLQMYFNRSAELYDIVANVLGIMVAVCIVGVYRVVSRHGEVT from the coding sequence GTGTTTCTAGTAATCTTATGGATGGTATTCATTTTCATAGCAACTTGTACGAATGATGTTCACGCATTTATTCATGAATTCAGTGTATCTTTTACATTCCAGCCAAAACCAGCGTGGCAAGATTTTACTTTACTTTATCCAATTGAGCAGATTAGTGAGTTTGAAGTGGCTGCACATTTCCTTATGTTTTTTGGATTAACCTTGTTACTTGTAGATATAAAAGTTCGATTACGAACGACAATCTTAATTTCGATATCGTACGCTATTTTAACAGAATTTCTTCAAATGTATTTTAATAGAAGTGCTGAATTGTATGATATTGTGGCCAATGTTTTGGGAATTATGGTTGCTGTTTGTATTGTTGGGGTTTATCGAGTTGTTAGTAGGCATGGTGAGGTTACGTAA
- a CDS encoding LysR family transcriptional regulator translates to MEDYDWLILQLLYKHKNITKTAQELFTSQPSITKRLRKMEAEYAVAIVKRERRGIHFTPQGEFLAKSADYVLSDLRRIKEKVQNMDTQVAGTLRIGISNYSTKQKLPGILKMFKVKNPNVEFQVIPGSSREIYDLVYCREVHVGFLRGNYNWSGQSHLLFEEPLCIASVDNINLEDLPELPRINYHTEHGFKTILDNWWMENYSRPPHIGIRVDNVDTCREMIINGLGYAILPRLILEHDEQVKKIDIRDEQGKQILRQTWMYYHNETLELNTVNAFVNFIKKLDLE, encoded by the coding sequence ATGGAGGATTATGATTGGCTAATACTTCAGCTGCTTTATAAACATAAAAACATTACAAAAACAGCTCAGGAATTATTCACCTCCCAGCCTTCTATCACGAAACGCCTTCGTAAAATGGAAGCTGAGTATGCTGTTGCCATTGTGAAAAGGGAGAGAAGGGGTATTCATTTTACTCCTCAAGGAGAATTTTTGGCCAAGTCAGCAGATTATGTCCTTTCAGATCTTCGTAGAATCAAAGAGAAAGTTCAAAATATGGATACTCAAGTCGCAGGAACCTTAAGAATAGGAATCTCTAATTACTCTACGAAACAAAAGCTTCCAGGTATTTTGAAAATGTTTAAAGTGAAAAATCCAAATGTGGAATTTCAAGTAATACCTGGGAGTTCACGGGAAATTTACGATTTGGTTTATTGCAGGGAGGTACATGTTGGATTTCTTCGTGGAAATTACAATTGGTCTGGACAAAGCCACTTGTTATTTGAAGAGCCTTTATGTATCGCTTCCGTTGACAATATTAACCTGGAAGATCTCCCGGAATTGCCGCGGATAAATTATCATACGGAACACGGATTTAAAACAATACTAGACAACTGGTGGATGGAAAACTACTCCAGACCGCCGCATATTGGGATAAGAGTAGATAATGTAGATACGTGCAGGGAAATGATCATCAATGGTTTGGGCTATGCCATATTACCGAGATTAATATTAGAACACGATGAACAAGTGAAAAAAATAGACATTAGAGATGAACAGGGCAAGCAGATTTTAAGACAAACATGGATGTATTATCATAATGAAACGCTCGAACTGAATACAGTAAACGCCTTTGTCAACTTTATTAAAAAGTTAGACCTGGAATAA
- a CDS encoding M24 family metallopeptidase, whose product MSSVNYEKLLKDFEPGFEFVAPKAIPPEEFHDRIERLRQSAAERGHEVLLIHADGVKTFKTTNMFLRYACDWAREGVLIIPTDSSKEIHLVSFFTQSVIIPPPGEPIGVEKLWQVGALGEEYSGRSGTSEAQLIEAVAKILTDLGYSSTSIGLIGDNSSSKYWEGLRAKLPKLKTINETQIMIDMQTIRSKNEQAQIRASAQLMDIGFQAASHVTKPMVTDFEIYAAFTFAQMARGGESGDGYQIGINRFGTHCGKPYGHKVNSGDLINLYMSALPYHGYTAQAARMIAVGNITAKQEETLEVCTEAVRRAEVKMRPGARFCDLHEAAFSVYVEHGYLKDDTTATMPYNWAPNDDLSAREIPIEYVQEVDYENKGRKLNHVYPAVAGPHNPNLGHSVGMSGNPKFNITSHNTDIMEPGMVFVLHAQWLDPLNSGANIGNCYLITEDGFENLNCHTALETIRIKD is encoded by the coding sequence ATGTCATCCGTAAATTACGAAAAGTTATTGAAGGATTTTGAACCAGGATTTGAATTTGTAGCCCCGAAGGCTATACCGCCTGAGGAATTTCACGATAGGATTGAGCGCTTGCGCCAATCAGCAGCAGAACGAGGGCACGAAGTTCTGCTTATACATGCAGATGGTGTTAAAACCTTTAAAACTACAAATATGTTTTTAAGATATGCGTGTGATTGGGCACGTGAGGGCGTGTTAATCATACCTACGGACAGCAGTAAAGAAATTCACTTAGTTTCTTTCTTTACCCAATCTGTGATTATTCCACCTCCTGGTGAGCCGATTGGAGTTGAGAAGCTTTGGCAAGTTGGAGCGCTAGGTGAGGAATACTCAGGACGTTCGGGTACGTCTGAAGCTCAATTGATTGAAGCTGTAGCTAAAATTTTAACAGATTTGGGTTATAGTTCGACAAGCATTGGATTGATTGGTGATAATTCGTCCTCGAAGTATTGGGAAGGACTTAGAGCGAAACTACCAAAATTAAAAACAATCAATGAGACTCAGATTATGATAGATATGCAGACAATCCGATCAAAAAACGAACAGGCTCAGATTAGGGCTTCTGCTCAGCTCATGGACATTGGATTCCAGGCTGCGAGTCATGTAACAAAGCCCATGGTAACGGATTTTGAAATTTACGCTGCTTTCACATTTGCGCAGATGGCTCGAGGTGGTGAAAGTGGGGATGGTTATCAAATAGGTATTAATCGATTTGGTACTCACTGCGGGAAGCCTTATGGCCATAAGGTGAATTCTGGTGATCTCATCAACTTATATATGTCCGCTTTGCCATATCATGGATACACAGCTCAAGCTGCTCGGATGATTGCTGTTGGCAATATCACTGCGAAACAAGAAGAAACGCTTGAAGTATGTACGGAGGCGGTTCGCCGAGCAGAAGTTAAGATGCGTCCTGGTGCACGTTTTTGTGACCTCCATGAAGCTGCATTTTCCGTGTACGTTGAGCACGGATATCTCAAGGATGATACAACAGCTACAATGCCTTATAACTGGGCTCCAAATGATGATTTATCGGCTAGAGAAATTCCAATAGAATATGTTCAAGAAGTAGATTATGAAAATAAGGGGAGAAAACTTAATCACGTTTATCCGGCAGTAGCTGGACCGCATAATCCAAATTTGGGACATTCTGTGGGTATGTCTGGTAATCCCAAATTCAACATCACATCTCACAATACAGATATTATGGAGCCTGGAATGGTCTTTGTATTGCATGCTCAGTGGCTTGATCCATTGAATTCAGGTGCTAATATAGGTAATTGCTATCTAATTACTGAGGATGGATTCGAAAACCTTAATTGTCATACAGCACTTGAAACAATTCGAATTAAAGACTAA
- a CDS encoding sodium/glutamate symporter — protein sequence MVEEIFDTLMIFGMLLIAGVAIRETVPFFQRFLIPSSVIAGFLGLILGQQVLGWITIPESFESIPIYAMYILMTCVPLGITVTGKKIVQHMDFAFGNMVMYGFQLAFGVLIGIILLRFWPGLPDGWGLMAVAAFFGSHGSVPIVSSVIDPTGELGAQSLGMVMATLGVLIAIIPGIILANYGIRRGWGAFTKDIMNKNKSFFRGTLPEKDRKPIGRITVNPSNVTSLAFQLGILAVSFKFGELLLSGIGTLIPFFSNIPTMIYGIVGSLILWPLMKMVKFDGYVDKPTINEISNFSLEIIILTACASIQLSIITEFFIPLLILTIIICGITFIFNHFWYRKIKNPEWFEKSLMSYGMSTGSNPQGLSLVRVVDPNNESSIYEALGVYNAVFFWNKLLLPLAASLILVGTVVPVYLIGIGLMVVPLVLAFFLFRKKKVSGSSNSSRKSG from the coding sequence ATGGTTGAAGAAATATTTGATACGTTGATGATATTCGGTATGTTATTGATTGCTGGAGTAGCTATCCGTGAAACGGTTCCTTTTTTTCAACGGTTTCTGATTCCGTCCAGTGTAATTGCTGGATTTTTAGGACTAATTCTTGGCCAACAAGTGCTAGGTTGGATTACGATTCCTGAATCGTTTGAATCAATTCCTATCTATGCAATGTATATCTTGATGACTTGTGTTCCTTTGGGGATTACCGTTACAGGTAAGAAAATTGTCCAACATATGGATTTTGCCTTTGGTAACATGGTGATGTATGGATTCCAATTAGCTTTTGGTGTTTTAATCGGAATTATACTTCTCCGATTCTGGCCGGGTCTGCCTGATGGTTGGGGCTTGATGGCTGTTGCAGCGTTCTTCGGCTCTCATGGAAGTGTTCCGATTGTCTCCAGTGTCATTGATCCAACTGGAGAGCTTGGTGCTCAAAGTTTGGGAATGGTTATGGCTACATTAGGTGTATTAATAGCTATCATACCAGGGATCATTTTGGCTAACTATGGTATTCGTCGTGGATGGGGTGCTTTTACGAAGGATATTATGAATAAAAATAAGAGCTTCTTCCGCGGTACTCTGCCCGAAAAAGACCGTAAACCGATAGGCAGAATTACCGTTAATCCGAGTAACGTAACTTCACTCGCTTTCCAGCTAGGTATTCTTGCTGTCAGTTTTAAATTTGGTGAGCTACTTTTATCAGGTATTGGGACGCTAATCCCGTTTTTTAGCAATATCCCTACGATGATTTATGGTATTGTCGGTTCACTTATTCTATGGCCGCTTATGAAAATGGTGAAATTTGATGGGTACGTTGATAAGCCGACCATTAATGAAATAAGTAATTTCTCTCTAGAAATTATTATTTTAACAGCTTGCGCTTCTATTCAGTTAAGTATTATTACCGAATTCTTCATTCCTCTGTTAATCTTAACAATTATTATTTGTGGTATTACTTTCATTTTTAATCATTTCTGGTATAGAAAAATTAAAAATCCTGAATGGTTTGAAAAGTCTTTGATGAGCTATGGTATGTCAACGGGGTCCAATCCACAGGGGCTTTCTCTTGTGCGGGTTGTTGATCCTAATAATGAATCTAGTATTTACGAGGCACTGGGCGTCTATAATGCGGTCTTTTTCTGGAATAAACTCCTCCTGCCTCTTGCAGCTTCCCTGATACTAGTAGGTACGGTAGTTCCTGTTTATCTCATTGGAATTGGTTTAATGGTTGTTCCATTAGTGTTAGCCTTTTTTCTCTTCAGAAAGAAGAAAGTTAGTGGAAGTTCTAACTCTTCACGAAAATCTGGCTGA
- a CDS encoding putative holin-like toxin: MTTYEAIIIALTSSIVLVNVLALVVQIVKETRKK; the protein is encoded by the coding sequence ATGACGACATATGAAGCAATCATCATTGCACTGACATCGAGTATAGTTCTAGTAAATGTGCTAGCACTAGTTGTGCAGATCGTCAAAGAAACAAGAAAAAAGTAA
- a CDS encoding PucR family transcriptional regulator ligand-binding domain-containing protein: MSLSLRNAMKLGKFSECEIVAGHQGLARIIENITIMEVPDIIQWLKGKELILTSLFAIKDDLDAQNMLVQQLHNSGASGLAIKTSRYIQTIPDEIINTANRLGFPVIIIPDHVKYLDILSPVMHHVFNDKVVLQEDLDQATKILHEISLHSQSIDDFRMHVSNLTKNMITIESEFPFIELPDLEKSITPLSERQIDELSVIQRPMQYEREIDRKAISCIVAPIIVDKQYYGNITCWEVNNKHLSTDLAILERASSLLSLEFLKLKVKYDVEQQYKNDFIRELLFSENMKAKNLIEWGDKYRITRQDAYRCLLIRAMDRNSAEEMNVELKGYRMDAIIQRIIPGVLIGHISKGICIILPALEDREHLCHKILEVLSKDVASTVQLHLGVGRLETGPEGIQQSYVQAEQALRLGISVMHTQEILYYDDLGSYRLLSKLKDDHELLAFYDETVGRLLPYDTRNELLNTLTSYFYNDEILKLTANDLFIHVNTLKYRIKRIEELTGHDLKKSEGKMNLYLGLKIHRLLYSDKQ; this comes from the coding sequence TTGAGTCTTTCATTACGAAATGCAATGAAGTTAGGGAAGTTTAGTGAGTGTGAGATTGTTGCTGGTCATCAGGGGTTGGCGAGGATTATTGAAAATATTACAATCATGGAAGTTCCGGATATTATTCAATGGCTAAAGGGGAAGGAATTGATCTTAACATCTTTGTTTGCGATTAAGGATGACTTAGATGCACAAAATATGCTCGTACAACAATTACATAATTCAGGAGCATCTGGATTGGCAATTAAGACCTCAAGATATATCCAAACCATTCCGGATGAAATTATCAATACAGCAAATAGGCTTGGATTTCCGGTGATTATTATTCCGGATCATGTGAAATATTTAGACATTCTCTCACCGGTCATGCATCATGTCTTTAATGACAAGGTTGTTTTACAGGAGGATCTTGATCAAGCAACGAAGATATTGCATGAGATTTCACTGCATAGTCAAAGTATAGATGATTTTAGAATGCATGTTAGTAACCTTACGAAAAATATGATTACGATTGAAAGTGAGTTCCCATTTATTGAGCTACCAGACCTTGAAAAGTCAATTACTCCTTTAAGCGAGAGACAAATTGATGAATTGTCCGTCATTCAACGACCGATGCAATATGAGCGGGAAATTGATAGGAAAGCTATTTCGTGTATTGTTGCACCGATTATCGTTGACAAGCAATATTATGGAAACATTACGTGCTGGGAAGTAAATAATAAACATTTATCAACCGATCTTGCTATTTTAGAGAGGGCATCAAGTCTACTTTCCTTGGAATTTTTGAAATTAAAGGTCAAGTATGACGTTGAACAACAGTATAAAAATGATTTTATTCGAGAACTATTATTTAGTGAAAATATGAAAGCGAAAAATCTGATTGAATGGGGCGATAAATACCGAATTACGAGGCAAGATGCTTATCGCTGTTTGTTGATTCGTGCCATGGATAGGAATTCTGCAGAAGAAATGAATGTAGAATTAAAGGGATATCGTATGGATGCCATCATTCAAAGGATTATTCCAGGTGTACTGATTGGACATATAAGCAAAGGGATTTGTATCATTCTCCCAGCCCTTGAAGATAGAGAACATCTCTGCCATAAAATTTTAGAAGTGCTCTCAAAGGATGTAGCCTCCACTGTTCAGCTCCATCTTGGTGTTGGTCGATTAGAAACAGGCCCGGAAGGCATTCAGCAAAGCTATGTACAAGCAGAGCAAGCATTGCGCTTAGGAATAAGTGTAATGCATACACAAGAAATTCTATATTACGATGACTTGGGATCATATCGCCTTCTTAGTAAATTAAAGGATGATCATGAGCTCCTCGCCTTTTACGACGAAACGGTGGGGCGGTTGCTTCCATACGATACGAGAAATGAACTGTTAAACACTTTAACAAGTTATTTTTACAATGATGAAATTCTGAAACTAACCGCAAATGATCTGTTTATTCATGTGAACACATTAAAATATCGCATCAAAAGAATAGAAGAACTAACAGGGCATGATTTAAAAAAATCAGAAGGAAAAATGAATCTCTATTTAGGTCTGAAGATACATCGTCTCTTGTATTCCGACAAACAGTGA
- a CDS encoding nucleoside phosphorylase — protein MDNIHLNMIEPEDLGEITLLVGDPARVRLIAENWENPRVITNNREFILMSGLWKGVTVSICSTGIGVGSTEIAIIELIQSGVKKLVRLGGCGAWQEKFLPGDLMLNHAMVRDPGLLSHYVSDVYPAVADPDLLQKITRQAEGSGFRVHTGIGITTQSYYHGQGRENKIKNGPKLNNDFMPYWQERHITNADMETAVLFLLASLYQIPAANCLVVHVNRLNQKWVSDEDYQGFHQKAAEIVLDACIG, from the coding sequence ATGGATAATATCCATTTAAACATGATCGAACCAGAGGATTTAGGGGAGATTACGCTACTGGTAGGGGATCCTGCTAGGGTGAGATTGATTGCTGAAAATTGGGAGAATCCGAGAGTTATAACGAATAATCGTGAGTTTATTTTAATGTCTGGATTATGGAAAGGGGTGACGGTTTCCATTTGTTCAACTGGTATTGGAGTCGGATCGACGGAAATTGCCATCATCGAACTAATCCAAAGTGGTGTGAAGAAGCTTGTACGCTTGGGTGGGTGCGGAGCATGGCAGGAAAAGTTTTTGCCTGGAGATTTGATGCTTAATCATGCGATGGTTCGCGATCCGGGATTGCTTTCCCATTATGTTAGTGATGTATACCCAGCTGTAGCTGATCCCGATTTATTGCAAAAAATTACAAGACAGGCAGAAGGTAGTGGATTTAGGGTGCATACAGGCATTGGCATAACGACACAAAGCTACTACCACGGTCAAGGTCGTGAAAACAAGATCAAAAATGGGCCAAAACTGAACAATGATTTTATGCCTTATTGGCAAGAAAGACATATTACGAATGCGGATATGGAAACGGCGGTGTTATTTTTACTCGCATCGCTTTATCAAATCCCAGCAGCCAATTGTCTCGTTGTCCATGTTAACCGTTTGAACCAAAAATGGGTGTCGGATGAGGATTATCAAGGTTTTCATCAGAAAGCGGCAGAAATTGTTCTGGATGCTTGTATCGGCTAA